Within Deltaproteobacteria bacterium, the genomic segment GCGTCACGCGGGACCTGCGCGTCGACGAGGCGCGGGTCGTCGTGGCCTGCCCCGCCGCCAACGACGACTATCGGCGCATCGTGAAGAAGACGCAGCTCGCGCGGCGCTTCCCACATCTGGACATGGTGGAGGAAGTCGTCCGGGCGACACTCAAGGAGCCGGGGCGGTTCTCCATCGTCGCGCAGGAGAACCTCGTCGCCACGCTACGGGCGTCTACGCTCGCGCCGAGTCTTGCGTTCTGGCTGGACTACCATCGGGAGCGCTACGGCTGGTGAGTGGCGATAGTGGGTCAGCCGCGCCCCGGCACCCTCGTCGCCTCGGGAAACGGCACGACGACTCCCCCCTCGAGCGCGACGCGGAAACCGCTGCCGAGCGCCTCGACGGCGTCGCGCGTCGCGGTCGGGTACAGGTGGCTGTACCGCTCGGTCATCTGAACCGTCGCATGGCCGAGCAGTTCCTGGACGACGCGCAGGGGCGTTCCCCTCATCACGAGCTGCGACGCGAACGAGTGCCTGAGGTCGTGGAAGCGGATGCGTTTCAAGTCGGCCCGCTTTATGACGCGCGCGAACGGTTTCCTATGGCTGTTGCAGGTCAAGGTGTCGTCGATCCCCGACAGAAAGACCCGCCCATTCGGGTCTTTCCCTCGGCGGTGGCGCGCCAGAACGTCGGCGAGGAAGGCGTTGATCGGGACGTAGCGATTCCGCCCGCTCTTCGTCGACCCCTCGCAGCCGCGCCAAATCGCCCGCCGGATCAGTACGATACCGCGCTCCAGGTCGATGTCGCCCCAGCGCAGGGCGGCGAGCTCGCCGAGTCGGGCGCCGGTCATGAACGCCGCCGCAAAAAACGGATGCCATTTGGGCTCGGATCGGAGGCATTCATCCAAGAAGCGACGCGTCTCGTCCTCGTCGTAGAAGTCAAAGCTGGGATCCGACAGCTTCAGCTTGCGCACGCCGAGCATGGGGCTTCGATCGATGACCTCCCATTCGACGGCGGCGCGTAACAGGCGCGACAACGTGCCCCACAGGTTGTTTACGGACTTCGGCGACAAGCCCTCTTGGACTTTTGCGGCGACGAACTCCTCGACGTCGCGCCTTCTGATAGAATTCATGGGGCGGTGCTGGAAGTAGGGGGCGAGGTGGT encodes:
- a CDS encoding site-specific integrase, which encodes MYFRRTIGRVTKNEAERLRLKWMREAERLGCVPEFEPPAPAASPGDVPFSAFAKRFVDDHARVFNKPSTVTAKVAMIKNHLAPYFQHRPMNSIRRRDVEEFVAAKVQEGLSPKSVNNLWGTLSRLLRAAVEWEVIDRSPMLGVRKLKLSDPSFDFYDEDETRRFLDECLRSEPKWHPFFAAAFMTGARLGELAALRWGDIDLERGIVLIRRAIWRGCEGSTKSGRNRYVPINAFLADVLARHRRGKDPNGRVFLSGIDDTLTCNSHRKPFARVIKRADLKRIRFHDLRHSFASQLVMRGTPLRVVQELLGHATVQMTERYSHLYPTATRDAVEALGSGFRVALEGGVVVPFPEATRVPGRG